The Flavobacterium commune genome contains a region encoding:
- the rpsL gene encoding 30S ribosomal protein S12, with the protein MPTIQQLVRTGRTQITKKSKSVALDSCPQRRGVCTRVYTTTPKKPNSAMRKVARVRLTNGNEVNAYIPGEGHNLQEHSIVLVRGGRVKDLPGVRYHIVRGALDTSGVAGRTQRRSKYGAKRPKEAKK; encoded by the coding sequence ATGCCAACAATTCAACAATTAGTAAGAACAGGAAGAACTCAGATAACTAAGAAGAGTAAATCGGTTGCTTTAGATTCTTGCCCTCAACGAAGAGGAGTTTGTACGCGTGTTTACACTACTACACCAAAAAAACCAAACTCAGCGATGCGTAAAGTAGCGCGTGTACGTTTGACTAATGGTAATGAAGTGAATGCTTACATCCCTGGTGAAGGTCACAATCTACAAGAGCACTCGATAGTATTAGTTAGGGGTGGAAGGGTAAAAGATTTACCAGGAGTTAGATATCACATCGTTCGTGGTGCGCTTGATACATCAGGTGTTGCTGGAAGAACGCAAAGAAGATCTAAGTATGGTGCTAAACGCCCAAAAGAAGCAAAAAAGTAA
- the rpsG gene encoding 30S ribosomal protein S7 yields MRKRAAKKRPLLPDPRFNDQLVTRFVNNLMWDGKKSTAFKVFYDAIDIIETKKQNDEKTSLEIWKDALTNVMPHVEVRSRRVGGATFQIPMQIRPDRKISMAMKWLILYARRRNEKSMAQRLASECLAAAKEEGAAVKKRMDTHKMAEANKAFSHFRF; encoded by the coding sequence ATGAGAAAAAGAGCGGCAAAAAAGAGACCACTTTTACCAGATCCAAGGTTTAATGACCAACTGGTAACGCGTTTTGTGAATAACTTAATGTGGGATGGTAAAAAATCTACAGCTTTTAAAGTTTTTTATGATGCAATTGATATCATTGAAACTAAAAAGCAAAATGACGAAAAAACTTCATTAGAAATCTGGAAAGATGCTTTAACAAACGTTATGCCTCACGTAGAAGTACGTAGCCGTAGAGTTGGTGGAGCTACATTCCAGATTCCAATGCAAATTCGCCCAGACAGAAAAATTTCTATGGCAATGAAATGGTTAATCCTTTATGCTAGAAGAAGAAATGAAAAGTCTATGGCTCAAAGATTAGCTTCAGAATGTTTAGCTGCGGCTAAAGAAGAAGGAGCGGCTGTTAAGAAAAGAATGGATACTCACAAAATGGCAGAAGCTAACAAAGCATTCTCTCACTTTAGATTTTAA
- a CDS encoding rhomboid family intramembrane serine protease: MDKHFKFTNAVVALPLFFVLTLWFVYWLQIRFDFDFVEKGIYPRIFSGLQGVIFSPFIHSDLNHLYNNSIPLLVLLAALQFFYSKLSIKVIGYGILFSGILTWLIGRESYHIGASGLIYVLFAFIFFKGIMTQYYRLVALSLAVIMMYGGMIWYVFPEVDNSISWEGHLAGLITGFVLAVLYQTPEYKKVPKYEWEMPDYNPAEDKFMQRFDENGNFVNPPKEEVEELDGFQNYYISNQEVNYEIVPKEKDESKPES, translated from the coding sequence ATGGATAAACATTTCAAATTTACAAACGCGGTTGTAGCACTCCCACTTTTTTTTGTGTTGACGTTGTGGTTTGTTTATTGGCTCCAAATTCGTTTTGATTTTGACTTTGTAGAAAAAGGAATTTATCCGCGGATTTTCTCAGGATTGCAAGGTGTAATTTTTAGCCCGTTTATCCATTCCGATTTGAACCATCTTTACAATAACTCCATTCCGCTTTTGGTTTTGTTGGCAGCTTTACAGTTTTTTTATTCGAAATTGTCTATTAAAGTTATTGGTTACGGTATTTTGTTTTCGGGTATTTTAACCTGGTTAATTGGGAGGGAAAGTTATCACATTGGCGCCAGCGGATTGATTTATGTGTTGTTTGCTTTTATCTTTTTTAAAGGAATAATGACACAATATTATCGTTTGGTGGCTTTGTCTTTGGCAGTAATTATGATGTATGGCGGAATGATCTGGTACGTTTTTCCTGAGGTGGATAATAGTATTTCCTGGGAAGGGCATTTGGCCGGATTGATTACAGGTTTTGTTTTAGCAGTTTTGTATCAAACGCCTGAGTATAAAAAGGTGCCTAAATACGAATGGGAAATGCCTGATTATAATCCGGCAGAGGATAAGTTTATGCAGCGATTTGATGAAAACGGTAATTTTGTAAATCCTCCAAAAGAAGAAGTGGAGGAATTGGATGGTTTTCAGAATTACTATATTTCAAATCAGGAAGTGAATTATGAAATTGTCCCAAAAGAAAAAGACGAATCAAAACCTGAGTCTTAA
- the rlmB gene encoding 23S rRNA (guanosine(2251)-2'-O)-methyltransferase RlmB: protein MEKEHQIFGIRAIIEAIQAGTTIDKVYIQKEASGELMKDLMKVMKRANVNFSYVPVEKLNKLTPNNHQGAVASISPISFFDLETLIETVIENGKKPLFLILDQISDARNFGAIIRTAECTGVNGIIIQKSGSAPVNGDTVKTSAGAVFNIPICKVEHIKDAIFLLQGSGIKTVAATEKTDDTIYNVNMNEPVAIIMGSEDRGVNPSVLKIVDEKAKLPMFGTIGSLNVSVACGAFLYEVVRQRS from the coding sequence ATGGAAAAAGAACATCAAATATTCGGAATTAGAGCCATTATTGAAGCTATTCAGGCTGGAACAACAATAGACAAAGTATATATTCAAAAAGAAGCCTCTGGTGAATTGATGAAAGACTTGATGAAAGTCATGAAACGCGCTAATGTCAATTTTTCTTATGTTCCTGTTGAAAAACTAAACAAACTCACTCCTAACAACCATCAGGGTGCGGTAGCTTCTATCTCCCCTATTTCGTTTTTTGATTTAGAAACTTTGATTGAAACAGTTATCGAAAACGGTAAAAAACCATTGTTCTTAATTTTAGACCAAATCTCGGATGCCCGTAATTTCGGTGCTATTATCAGGACTGCCGAATGTACCGGAGTAAACGGAATCATTATCCAAAAATCAGGATCAGCTCCTGTAAATGGAGACACTGTTAAAACATCTGCCGGTGCAGTTTTCAATATTCCAATTTGTAAAGTAGAGCACATTAAAGATGCTATTTTCCTTTTGCAGGGAAGTGGAATCAAAACCGTTGCTGCAACTGAAAAAACAGACGACACTATTTATAATGTTAACATGAACGAACCAGTAGCCATTATCATGGGTTCTGAAGATCGTGGAGTAAATCCATCAGTATTAAAAATTGTTGACGAAAAAGCTAAACTACCTATGTTTGGAACGATTGGTTCTTTGAACGTATCTGTAGCCTGTGGTGCCTTTTTATACGAAGTGGTAAGACAGAGAAGTTAA
- a CDS encoding YjjG family noncanonical pyrimidine nucleotidase, translating into MRIDNIKDVFFDLDHTLWDFDKNSKITFETIFAQSHPEVNIYSFIAHYIPINQACWKLYQYDKITHQQLRYNRLKLSFDAIGYEISDAEIDVISNQYIDLLTENNHLFEGTFEILEYLNKKYKLHVITNGFAHVQVKKLTNANLNTYFSTVTNSEMAGVKKPNPIIFEYALDLAKAKKETSIMIGDSIEADVLGALEAGIDAIYFNESKQLVDNNIKQINHLLELKNYL; encoded by the coding sequence ATGAGAATTGATAATATAAAAGATGTGTTTTTTGATTTGGATCATACCCTCTGGGATTTTGATAAAAATTCGAAAATAACCTTTGAGACTATTTTTGCTCAAAGTCATCCTGAAGTAAACATCTATTCATTTATTGCTCATTATATTCCGATTAATCAGGCCTGTTGGAAATTGTATCAATACGATAAAATTACACATCAGCAGTTGCGTTACAATCGATTGAAATTATCCTTTGATGCGATTGGTTATGAGATTTCAGATGCCGAAATTGATGTTATTTCGAATCAGTACATCGATTTGTTGACTGAGAACAATCATCTTTTTGAAGGGACTTTTGAAATTTTGGAATATCTGAACAAAAAGTACAAGTTGCACGTCATTACCAATGGTTTTGCTCATGTACAAGTTAAGAAGCTTACAAATGCTAATTTAAATACTTATTTTTCGACTGTTACCAATTCGGAAATGGCTGGAGTTAAAAAACCGAATCCTATTATTTTTGAATATGCTTTGGATTTGGCAAAAGCCAAAAAAGAAACCAGTATCATGATTGGCGATTCCATTGAAGCGGATGTTTTAGGAGCTTTAGAAGCGGGAATTGATGCTATTTATTTTAACGAAAGTAAACAGCTTGTAGATAATAATATTAAACAAATCAATCATTTATTAGAACTTAAAAATTACCTGTAA
- a CDS encoding SusC/RagA family TonB-linked outer membrane protein has protein sequence MKPKLKVILLLFTAIITQLSYSQERLVTGTVSDNTGIPLPGVSILVKGTQSSTQSDFDGKFNIKVAPTQTLVFSYIGMKTQEIPANSTSISVKLLDDSIELEGVVITAFGIKRNPKDLGYSVSSIKTEEITENSEPDLIRSLSGKVAGVNVNISSGVAGAANQITIRGVNTFTGNTQPLIVVDGVTYNNTSVTTSNQSTGGGAYESALSTLDPNDIASINILKSAAASALYGSRAVNGVIVITTKSGSAKSAKTNKSTVTFGSGIYFENIANLPDYQNKYGAGANFKYSETSNGSWGPAFGKAGVVYNLNDDGTIPTWATVAEVAPELGSTVPYVAKPNNVKDLFRTGLVADNTLGFNYTGQDGSFNTTISNLNQDGYIPYNTYDRTSISIGGNFNLSDKFTIGGNMSFSDTKQIGGFFGDDSFVDEAVAPSFARTLFIARNWDLNLPFENPVTGKSVTPNGNQFDHPLWSWKHDKITTNTTRTVAGVNMNYKFNEHISASYRMGYNKYDLNRQEIRDKGSLAYGGIGVLKTENFNNEDIESTLLINFNYQLSKDIGLTAILGNNILQTKTSRTSYLGKEFIVPDIFNMRNTKNISSLYDEGDIKRNAGIFADLTFSYKDYFFINATGRNDFSSTLPANNNSYFYPSVSGSLIVTDALKLDSKVLTFAKLRGGYAKVGNDAAAEFLNSTLLIGDAYNENPVIGNNDYLSDQQIKPEFTQEYEIGADLEFFNRRIALDFSLYKKRTTDLITEVSVPVSSGFLSYNTNVGEMENKGIEVGLTLVPIKSQDFKWTLFSTFTKNKNKVTKIAEGLDRSPIDIDQVGYIIQGEAFGTFYGTKFARDNEGNYLIDPSSGGILAATETGIIGDPNADFKMSFINTFKYKNISLRTQFDWKQGGDIHSTTIESLLGRGVTRDTEDREHTYIIPGYLGNTDGTPMLDSNDQKIPNTTQITMNDLYFSPGTNGNTFAINSVDEATVYDGTVFRLREISLTYDFPSQLLKKSFLDKASLSILGSNLWYFAPNVPKHTNFDPEVTSFGSNRLQGVEVTSAPTAKRLGLKLNLTF, from the coding sequence ATGAAACCAAAACTCAAAGTAATATTATTGCTATTTACAGCAATAATAACACAGCTTTCTTATTCACAGGAAAGACTTGTAACTGGAACCGTTTCAGACAACACCGGAATACCACTACCTGGTGTAAGCATCTTAGTCAAAGGAACACAATCCAGTACACAGTCTGATTTTGACGGTAAATTCAACATCAAAGTTGCTCCGACACAAACTCTAGTTTTTAGCTACATTGGTATGAAAACCCAAGAAATACCAGCTAATTCAACAAGCATTTCAGTAAAACTCCTAGACGACTCTATTGAACTTGAAGGAGTTGTCATTACTGCTTTTGGAATAAAAAGAAATCCTAAAGACTTAGGCTACTCGGTAAGCTCTATAAAAACAGAAGAAATCACCGAAAACTCCGAACCTGATTTAATACGTTCGCTCTCAGGCAAAGTAGCGGGAGTTAATGTAAATATTTCCAGCGGAGTAGCAGGAGCGGCCAACCAAATTACAATAAGAGGCGTCAATACCTTTACTGGAAACACCCAACCTCTTATCGTTGTTGATGGTGTAACCTATAACAACACCTCTGTTACCACATCCAACCAATCTACAGGAGGCGGAGCATACGAATCAGCATTATCTACCTTGGATCCAAACGACATTGCATCCATAAATATTCTTAAAAGTGCAGCGGCATCGGCGCTATACGGTTCGAGAGCTGTAAACGGTGTTATTGTTATCACCACTAAGTCAGGATCTGCTAAGTCAGCAAAAACAAATAAATCAACCGTAACTTTTGGCTCTGGTATTTATTTTGAAAACATTGCTAACCTTCCCGATTACCAAAACAAATACGGAGCAGGCGCTAATTTTAAATACAGTGAAACTTCTAATGGCTCTTGGGGACCTGCTTTTGGAAAAGCAGGAGTCGTTTACAACTTAAATGATGACGGCACCATTCCAACATGGGCAACCGTTGCTGAAGTAGCTCCGGAATTAGGATCTACCGTTCCTTATGTTGCCAAACCAAACAACGTAAAAGATTTGTTTCGCACAGGTCTAGTAGCAGACAACACCCTAGGCTTTAACTACACTGGGCAAGATGGCAGTTTCAATACTACTATTTCCAACTTAAACCAGGACGGATACATCCCTTACAATACTTACGACAGAACTTCTATTTCTATTGGTGGAAATTTCAATCTTTCAGACAAATTTACCATTGGTGGAAACATGAGCTTTTCTGACACTAAACAAATTGGAGGATTTTTTGGAGACGATTCTTTTGTTGACGAAGCAGTTGCTCCATCATTCGCAAGAACACTATTCATAGCCAGAAACTGGGATTTAAACCTACCTTTCGAAAATCCTGTAACCGGGAAATCAGTAACCCCAAACGGCAATCAATTTGATCATCCTCTGTGGTCATGGAAACACGACAAAATCACCACCAATACCACCAGAACAGTAGCTGGCGTTAATATGAATTACAAATTTAACGAACACATCTCTGCTTCTTACCGTATGGGTTACAATAAATACGACTTAAATCGTCAGGAAATTAGAGACAAAGGTTCTCTCGCTTACGGTGGAATTGGTGTTTTAAAAACAGAAAACTTTAACAATGAAGATATCGAATCTACCCTGTTAATTAATTTCAACTATCAATTATCCAAAGACATTGGACTAACAGCCATACTTGGAAACAACATTCTGCAAACAAAAACAAGCAGAACCAGTTATTTAGGAAAAGAATTTATCGTTCCTGATATCTTTAATATGCGAAACACTAAAAACATCTCCAGCCTTTATGATGAGGGAGACATAAAAAGGAATGCCGGGATATTTGCCGACCTTACTTTCTCTTATAAAGATTACTTCTTTATAAACGCTACAGGACGTAATGATTTTTCTTCTACTCTGCCTGCTAACAACAATTCTTACTTTTATCCGTCTGTTAGTGGTTCGCTTATTGTAACAGACGCCCTAAAACTAGACAGCAAAGTACTGACATTTGCTAAACTTCGTGGAGGCTATGCTAAAGTAGGTAATGATGCTGCTGCCGAATTTTTAAACTCAACCTTATTAATTGGAGATGCTTACAATGAAAATCCGGTTATTGGAAACAATGATTATTTATCTGATCAACAAATAAAACCTGAATTCACTCAGGAATATGAAATTGGTGCTGATTTAGAATTCTTTAACAGACGCATTGCTCTGGATTTCAGTTTATACAAAAAACGCACAACTGACTTAATTACCGAAGTTAGCGTTCCTGTTTCTAGTGGATTTTTATCTTACAACACCAATGTAGGAGAAATGGAAAACAAAGGAATCGAAGTAGGCCTTACTCTAGTCCCAATTAAATCACAGGATTTCAAATGGACTCTTTTCTCAACTTTTACCAAAAACAAAAACAAGGTAACTAAAATTGCCGAAGGTCTGGACAGAAGTCCAATAGACATTGATCAAGTAGGTTACATCATTCAGGGAGAAGCTTTTGGTACTTTTTACGGAACAAAATTTGCAAGAGACAACGAAGGAAATTATCTAATTGATCCATCAAGCGGTGGTATTCTTGCAGCTACTGAAACAGGTATTATTGGGGATCCAAATGCCGATTTCAAAATGAGTTTTATCAATACCTTCAAGTATAAAAATATAAGTTTAAGAACTCAATTTGACTGGAAACAAGGTGGCGATATCCATTCAACAACCATAGAAAGTCTATTAGGAAGAGGAGTTACCAGAGACACAGAAGACAGAGAACACACTTACATCATTCCAGGGTATTTAGGAAACACTGACGGAACTCCAATGCTAGACAGCAACGATCAAAAAATTCCTAATACGACTCAAATCACAATGAATGATTTGTATTTCTCTCCCGGAACAAACGGAAATACATTTGCAATCAACAGTGTTGATGAAGCAACAGTATATGACGGAACCGTATTTAGATTAAGAGAAATTAGTCTAACCTACGATTTTCCTTCTCAATTATTAAAAAAATCATTTTTAGACAAAGCAAGCTTAAGTATATTAGGTAGCAACCTTTGGTATTTTGCTCCAAACGTACCAAAACATACAAATTTTGACCCTGAAGTAACTAGTTTTGGATCTAACAGATTACAAGGAGTTGAAGTAACATCAGCCCCAACAGCCAAAAGACTAGGATTAAAATTGAACTTAACCTTCTAA
- a CDS encoding replication-associated recombination protein A: protein MEAPLAERIRPQKLDEYISQSHLVGPNGSLTQQISKGIIPSLIFWGPPGTGKTTLAQIIAQESQRPFFVLSAINSGVKDIRDVIEKAKQCGGLFTAKNPILFIDEIHRFSKSQQDSLLAAVEKGWITLVGATTENPSFEVIPALLSRCQVYVLNAFTKADLESLLERAMKTDVYLKTKNIRLNETEALLRLSGGDGRKLLNIFELVVNASAGDEIIITNNRVLELVQQNTVLYDKSGEQHYDIISAFIKSIRGSDPNGAVYWLARMIEGGEDVKFIARRLLISASEDIGNANPTALIMANNTFQAVTTIGYPESRILLSQCAIYLATSPKSNASYIAINSAQQIVKQTGDLSVPIHLRNAPTKLMKELGYGEEYKYSHEYANNFAEQEYLPEEIKNTPIYVPGDNSREKTTREFLKNRWKDKYGY from the coding sequence ATGGAAGCACCACTAGCAGAACGCATACGCCCGCAAAAACTGGACGAATACATCAGTCAATCCCATTTGGTTGGGCCAAATGGTTCTTTGACACAACAAATTTCCAAAGGAATTATTCCGTCATTAATATTTTGGGGACCACCGGGAACGGGGAAAACCACCTTGGCACAAATTATTGCGCAGGAATCGCAACGTCCGTTTTTTGTCTTAAGCGCCATTAATTCGGGGGTAAAAGACATTCGTGATGTAATAGAAAAAGCCAAACAATGTGGCGGACTTTTCACTGCCAAAAACCCAATTTTATTTATTGATGAGATTCATCGTTTTAGCAAATCACAGCAGGATTCACTACTGGCTGCTGTCGAAAAAGGTTGGATTACACTAGTTGGTGCCACAACTGAAAATCCGAGTTTTGAGGTCATTCCCGCTTTGCTTTCGCGCTGTCAGGTTTATGTCTTAAATGCCTTTACCAAAGCTGATTTGGAATCCCTATTGGAACGTGCAATGAAAACGGATGTTTATTTAAAAACCAAAAACATCCGATTAAACGAAACCGAAGCTTTGTTGCGACTTTCAGGCGGAGATGGACGCAAACTATTAAATATTTTCGAATTGGTCGTAAATGCTTCGGCTGGAGACGAAATTATCATCACAAACAATCGTGTTCTTGAATTGGTTCAACAAAACACAGTTTTGTATGACAAAAGTGGTGAACAACATTATGACATTATTTCGGCTTTTATCAAATCCATTCGTGGAAGCGATCCCAACGGTGCTGTTTATTGGTTAGCCCGTATGATTGAAGGCGGCGAAGATGTAAAATTTATTGCCCGAAGATTGCTGATTTCAGCCAGTGAAGACATCGGAAATGCCAACCCAACAGCCTTAATTATGGCCAATAATACATTTCAGGCGGTTACGACTATTGGCTATCCCGAAAGCCGTATTTTACTGAGCCAATGCGCTATTTATTTGGCTACCTCACCTAAAAGCAATGCTTCCTATATAGCAATAAATAGCGCACAACAAATAGTGAAACAAACCGGAGATTTATCTGTTCCAATCCATTTGCGAAACGCACCAACTAAATTAATGAAAGAACTGGGATATGGCGAAGAATATAAATATTCGCACGAATATGCTAATAATTTTGCAGAGCAGGAATATTTACCCGAAGAAATTAAAAACACTCCTATATATGTTCCCGGTGATAATTCCAGGGAAAAAACAACCCGGGAATTTCTTAAAAACCGCTGGAAAGACAAATACGGCTATTAA
- the radC gene encoding RadC family protein, with protein sequence MENNHFPITNWSEDDKPREKLMLKGKSALSDAELIAILIGSGSRNESAVDLSKRILSKVANNLNSLGKLSMAQLMEFKGIGEAKAISIIAAMELGRRRRVEEAVELTKVTSSKTVFEIMQPIIGELPHEEFWILYLNNSNKVISKAQISVGGITGTIVDVRLVFKMALEKGATALILCHNHPSGALVASDADKQITKKLKQAGDSLDVKVLDHLIVTETKYFSFVDEGIF encoded by the coding sequence ATGGAAAACAATCATTTCCCTATTACCAATTGGTCTGAAGACGATAAGCCTAGAGAGAAATTGATGCTCAAAGGCAAAAGTGCTTTAAGTGATGCCGAGTTAATTGCTATTTTAATTGGTTCTGGAAGCAGGAACGAATCTGCGGTTGATTTAAGCAAAAGGATTTTGTCCAAAGTAGCTAATAATTTGAATAGCCTTGGCAAATTGTCTATGGCGCAATTGATGGAATTTAAGGGTATAGGTGAGGCAAAGGCGATTTCGATAATTGCCGCCATGGAACTGGGAAGACGAAGAAGAGTAGAGGAAGCTGTTGAATTAACTAAGGTTACTTCGAGTAAGACTGTTTTTGAAATCATGCAACCCATTATTGGCGAATTGCCACATGAGGAATTTTGGATTTTGTATCTGAATAATTCCAATAAGGTGATTTCGAAAGCACAAATTAGCGTAGGCGGTATTACAGGAACAATTGTAGATGTGCGTTTGGTTTTTAAAATGGCACTCGAAAAAGGCGCAACTGCTTTGATATTGTGTCATAATCATCCATCAGGGGCTTTAGTTGCAAGTGATGCCGATAAACAAATTACTAAGAAATTGAAACAAGCAGGAGATAGTCTAGATGTTAAAGTTTTGGATCATTTGATTGTGACTGAGACAAAATATTTTAGCTTTGTGGATGAAGGGATTTTTTAA
- a CDS encoding SusD/RagB family nutrient-binding outer membrane lipoprotein, with the protein MKLLIKSRKNTSKFVVLLSSILFLSCNDYMDVNTDKDNPTTAPLSFLLTGTQVDLNKTTNFLDQSGNVLQVYTHQMTAREEQDQYGAKVNNTGVQNDWQNLYLTLTNIETLISQAQESEDLIYVGIAQMQKAYLMSVAVDLWGDVPFSEANQLKNGIIAPKFDDQEEIYAAVFELIETAKTNLKSNQGSKPKADDLFYGGDTEKWVRFANTFKLKLYNQTRLTTNFDQDGLDALIAENNFFKSIDDDFEFKHTKNISPTDERNKLFLESYNSSQFGTYMSPWFYEILMGMNPNIHHENPDPRIKYYFYNQLEAGELPELADEDTGDPKADYWDANTGFFSIRFGSQGPWRDFSAENSNTYPGIFPCGGRYDDGEGETMDATTATGVAPHRILTYDEFLYIQAELIQADLLNGNVATKLQEAMEASFAKVDQVVVNSGTTQVVPKLVGSTEVEDFIDNIITEFNSGNDNKKLEIIMTQKWVATFGDPMDQYTDYRRTGFPVLANPNSTSGEYQLNNEDDFPLIDSETILNTAYPRSLFWPQSELNVNKNAPAQKTPGTYKIFWEN; encoded by the coding sequence ATGAAACTGCTAATAAAATCAAGAAAAAATACCTCAAAATTTGTGGTGTTATTGAGTTCGATACTCTTTTTAAGTTGTAATGACTATATGGATGTTAACACTGACAAAGACAATCCAACAACGGCTCCTTTAAGCTTCTTACTTACAGGAACACAAGTAGATTTAAACAAAACCACCAACTTTTTAGATCAATCAGGTAATGTTTTGCAAGTTTACACCCATCAAATGACCGCAAGGGAGGAACAAGATCAATATGGAGCCAAAGTAAACAATACCGGAGTTCAAAATGACTGGCAAAATCTTTACCTGACCCTTACAAATATCGAAACTCTTATTTCACAAGCTCAAGAATCAGAAGATTTAATCTATGTAGGAATTGCACAAATGCAAAAAGCTTATTTAATGTCGGTTGCAGTAGACCTATGGGGAGACGTTCCTTTTTCAGAAGCCAATCAACTCAAAAACGGCATTATAGCTCCTAAATTTGATGATCAGGAAGAAATCTACGCCGCTGTATTTGAACTAATCGAAACCGCTAAAACAAATTTAAAAAGCAACCAAGGTTCTAAACCAAAAGCGGATGATTTATTCTATGGTGGAGATACTGAAAAGTGGGTACGTTTTGCTAATACTTTTAAATTAAAACTATACAATCAAACCCGCTTAACAACAAACTTTGATCAAGATGGTCTTGATGCTTTAATTGCCGAAAACAACTTCTTCAAGTCTATTGATGATGATTTTGAATTTAAACACACTAAAAACATATCACCTACAGACGAAAGAAACAAATTATTTCTGGAATCATACAATAGCTCTCAATTTGGCACCTACATGAGTCCATGGTTCTATGAAATACTTATGGGAATGAATCCAAATATTCACCATGAAAATCCTGATCCCCGAATTAAGTATTATTTCTATAACCAACTTGAAGCCGGAGAATTACCTGAATTAGCAGACGAGGATACAGGCGATCCAAAAGCGGATTATTGGGATGCTAATACTGGTTTTTTCAGTATCCGTTTTGGTAGCCAGGGTCCCTGGAGAGATTTTAGCGCAGAAAATTCAAATACTTACCCTGGTATTTTTCCATGCGGAGGAAGATATGATGATGGCGAAGGAGAAACTATGGATGCGACAACTGCAACAGGTGTAGCACCTCACAGAATATTAACCTACGATGAATTTTTATACATTCAAGCCGAATTAATTCAAGCTGATTTACTAAACGGAAACGTAGCCACAAAACTGCAGGAAGCAATGGAAGCCAGTTTTGCAAAAGTGGATCAAGTAGTAGTTAATAGCGGAACCACACAAGTTGTACCTAAATTAGTAGGAAGTACAGAAGTGGAAGATTTCATAGACAATATAATTACCGAATTCAACAGTGGAAACGATAATAAAAAGCTTGAAATTATCATGACTCAAAAATGGGTAGCCACTTTTGGAGACCCAATGGATCAATACACGGATTACCGAAGAACCGGATTTCCTGTTTTAGCAAATCCTAACTCAACATCAGGTGAATACCAGTTAAACAACGAAGATGATTTTCCATTAATTGATTCCGAAACGATACTCAATACAGCCTATCCACGTTCATTATTTTGGCCACAGAGCGAATTAAACGTAAACAAAAATGCTCCGGCTCAAAAAACACCCGGGACTTACAAAATCTTTTGGGAAAACTAA